The window CGCCCAAGCCAACCCCGCCGCCTACCTCCCCAAGCTCGCCATGTCTCTCAACAACCTCGCCGTCCATCAGAGCGAGACCGGAGACCGCACCACCGCACTCACCACCATCACCGAAGCCGTCACCATCCGCCGCACCCTCGCCCAAGCCAACCCCGCCGCCTACCTCCCCAACCTCGCCGCCTCCCTCAACAACCTCGCCAACCGCCAGAGCGAGACCGGAGACCACACCGCCGCACTCACCACCAACACCGAAGCCACCGACGTCTACCGCACCCTCGCCCAAGCCAACCCCGCCGCCTACCTCCCCGACCTCGCCGGCTCCCTCAACAACCTCGCCAACCATCAGAGCGACACCGGAGACCACACCGCTTCGCTCACCACCATCACCGAAGCCGCCGGCCTCTATCGCACCCTCGCCCAAGCCAACCCCGCCGCCTACCTCCCCGACCTCGCCGGCTCCCTCAACAACCTCGCCATCCGCCAGGGCGAGACCGGAGACCACACCACCGCGCTCCACACCATCACCGAAGCCACCGACCTCTACCGCACCCTCGCCCAAGCCAACCCCGCCGCCTACCTCCCCAACCTCGCCATGTCCCTCAACAACCTCGCCAACCGCCAGAGCGAGACCGGAGACCACACCACCGCACTCACCACCATCACCGAAGCCGTCACCATCCGCCGCACCCTCGCCCAAGCCAACCCCGCCGCCTACCTCCCCAACCTCGCCGCCTCCCTCAACAACCTCGCCAACCGCCAGAGCGAGACCGGAGACCACACCGCCGCACTCACCACCAACACCGAAGCCACCGACCTCTACCGCACCCTCGCCCAAGCCAACCCCGCCGCCTACCTCCCCAACCTCGCCATGTCCCTCAACAACCTCGCCGACATCGCACCGCGCGAGAAGACCCTCGGCGCCTACGCCCAGGCAGAGGAGTCCCTGACTTGCCACCGGGGAGCCGCGCGCCAAATCACTGCCCAGCGCGCGGAATTCCAGATCACAAACGGAGGCACCGAGGCCGGCATCCGCACCCTGATCGGTCTTCTCCAGTCGCCCGCAGAAGGACTGGACCTCGCCTCTCTCAGAGCGCGACAGCTCTTGCGCCAGCTCAATCACACGGTGGAAACAGGCTCCGCCCAGATCCACACCGCTTGGCGCACGACAACCGGCGAGGAAGCCCCAGCCTGGCTGAACCTCCCTGAGACCGCGTTCGAGCTCGTAATCGACTGGATCCAATGCCCGACGTGGGTCAGCTCCCGCACCTTCTGGGACGAACACTCAACCGATCTCCAATCCCCCGAAATGACCATGGCCTTGGAGGAGCTGGCCCTCGCCCATGAGACCGCCCAACAACATCTCCAGATCGCCCGAGCCGCCGCAACCGACACCCCTGACACCGCGTTCCGCCCGTACGTCACGGGAGAACTCCTCAGCACCTGGATGGACTGCCCCACCTGGGAGGAATCCCAGACTTACCTCGCGGACCATGTGGACGATCTCCTGCATGACCAAGCCGTCGAACTACTCACCAACAGCGAATCAGCCGAAGCCGCCGCCCATTTCGCGCTCCTCCTCCTCGCCAGCGCCGACGGAATCCCCACCGCATACGCGTACATCGCCGACCGCACCGCCCTGAACGAACGAATCCAGGCCCTCCTGGCCGCCCCAGACGCCGAGTTGCTCAACGCCTGCGCCCTGCTCGAACTCCTCGTCCACCAAGACGAGTTCACCGGCACCACGCACCTGGCCATCTCGGCGGTCCTCGCAGACGACCCCTACGACCCCACCCCTTGGCCCACCCCCACTCAGTCCGAGCGCGCCCGTGCCCTCACCGAGATCACGACGCTCATGGGCCGCTCACCCCAACACGCCCCGGCCCTGAGCACCCTCCTCCAGAGGCTCCTGACCTCCACCACCGAATGACGCCCCCACCCCCGCTGTCATCCTGGTGGTCCAAGCTGCCTCCCCCCGAGTCCCCGGCACCCCCGACGCCGGAGCCGAGTACCGCGAGATGCACCGCAGCATCACCTACGCCCAGTACGCCCACGCCTTCACCCTGGAGAGCCTCCAGGCAGCCCAGGCCCGGGACCTCCCCGACCGTCTGATCCGAGGCGCCCCCGCGGTACTCCACCTCTCCGCTCGCGGGACCCCTGGCGGCGGCCTCCGCTTCCTCACCGACGACGGCAGTGACGCACCGATCTCAGACGAGGGTCTGTGCAAGCTGCTCACCGAGTTCGTGGCGGAGGGGCTGCGCCTCGTCGTTCTCAGCGCCTGCTGGACGTCCAAGCTCGCGCAGCTACTGGCCGAGACCGTCCCCTGCGTCATCGGCACCGGCGGCCCCATCACCGACACGAGCTGCCTCGACTACTCCCGCACCCTCTACAGCGCCCTCGCCCACGGCCGCTCGGTAGGCAAGGCGCACAGCATCGCCGTAGGAGCAGCAGAGATGTACGGCGCGGACAGCGACCACCTGCCCGAGCTCCTCGCCGCCCCGGGCGTATTCGCAGAGGCCCTGCACCTCGTCGGCGCCGAGTACCGCACGCCGCCCACCCGGGACACCGTCAAGCCGCGAGGCAGTGGCTTCTCCTGGCGGTTGCGGAAAAAGACGCTGCCCGGGGGCCCGGATCGTCGGCCGTAGCGTGTAAGTCTCGTCTCACCTGCGCGAAAGCGCCCCTGCGCGCCACTGCGCTGCGCGGCTGCCGGCTTCGGCGGCTGCCTTATTGTCTAATCTTGGCCTCCTCCAGGCGGGTTCACCGCCCGGTGGTTCCTGCTTCACCGCCCACTGCCCCGGCTTGCAGGGTCTTACACGGGCTCCACAGGCGTTTTATCTCTCCGCAGACCCTGCGGCGAGGATGCGCCGTCCCTCGGCTCGAAGGTTGTACTCGGCATTCTGGTCACGATCGTGCATGGCCCCGCAGGTGCAGGTCCACACACGCACACTCAACTGCTGCCGGCCTTTTGGCCCGGTGAGTTCCCCGCAGTGCGAGCACAGCTGAGTGGAGGGGAACCAGCGGTCGACCTTCCTGAAGCCACGCCCGTAGCGGTGACATTTGGTCTCAAGAACGCGGGCGAAGACTCCGAACGACTGGTCGTAAACGGACTTGCCGAGCTTGCCGCGGCTGTTGCCCATGCCCTTCACGTTCAGGTCCTCCAAGTAGACCGCTTGGCTCTCGCGGACGATCCTGGTGGTCTCCTGCTCGATGAAGTCACGCCGTCTGTCGGCAATGCGGGTATGGATCTTGGCGACAGCCAGCTTGGCCTCGCGCCGGTTGTTGCTGCCCTTCTGCGTACGGGTGAGTTTGCGCTGCGCCCGGCGGAGTTTCCTCTCCTCACGCCGGAAAAACTTCGGTGACGTGATCTTCCGGCCGCGCAGTACCGCGTAGGAGGACAGACCCAGATCGATCCCTGTGTCGGTGTCCTCCAGGTCCAGCTCGGGCAACGGCTGGTCCTCAGTCTCAATGACGAAGGAAGCGAAGTACCGGCCGGTCGGATCTTTGATGATGGTGACCGACGACGGCTCGGACGGCAGCGGTCGGGACCAGCGGACCACGACGTCACCGAGCTTGGCGATGAACAGGCGCCCGCTGCCCCGCAGAACGAAGCCGTTGCGGGTGAAGCGCAGGGACTGACGCCCGGCCTTCTTTTTTGGCTTCGGCGGGTTCACCTTCGGGCCCTTGCGGTCCCCCCGGCGCCAAGCGAAGAAGTTCCGGTACGCGGCATGCAGGTCCCCCAGGGACTGCACCAACGCGACGGAAGGCGCCTCCTTCAGCCATTCCCGTTCCGAGGTCTTCTTGGCCATCGTGATGACCCGCTTCTGCAACTGGGCGTCGGTGATGAATGGCTCACCGCGCTTGTAGGCCTCGTTCCGCGTACGCAGACCGTCGTTGTACACAACCCGGGCGCAGCCGAAGAAGCGAGCCAGCGCCTGCTGCTGGTCCCGGTTCAGATGGATCCGGTAGTTGTAGCGCAGCTTCACGGCTCACCCCCTTGACTGTGGCCGAAGCAACATCGCAAGCGTGTTGTGAAGGTTGACAATTGTCAAGTGAGAAGCCGCAGGAGATCGCCCCTGCGCCATCTACAGTTGAGACAAAACCCGGGGCCGATGGGTGGCCCCTCCTTAAGGAGCCCTCATGACCGCCCCCGTCGTCCACTCGCTGCGCGAACAGATCCGCGAGCACATCCTGGAAGGGATCATCAGCGGACGCTGGCAGCCGGGCGAGCGGATCGTGGAGCGGCGGATCGCGACCGAGCTGGAGGTCAGCCAGACGCCGGTGCGGGAGGCGCTGCGTGAGCTGGAGTCGCTGCGGCTGATCGAGTCGGCGCCCAACAAGGGCGTGCGGGTGAGGAATCTGACCGCGGCCGATCTGGAGGAGAGCTACCCCGTACGGGCCGGTCTCGAAGCCATCGCCGCGGAGCTCGCGGCGGCGCGGCTGGCGGAGGACTGCTCGGCGCTGGAGCCGCATGTCGCCGCGCTGTACGACGCCGACCGCAAGGCCGACGGGACCGCACAGGTGCGGCACACCGTCGGCTTCCATCGGGAGATGGTCCGGGCCGCCGGGAATTCTGTCCTGCTGCACACCTGGGAAGGGCTCGGCATCGAGGTCTTCACCGCCCTCTCCATTCGGTGGCTGGGGACCGTTCAGCAGTCGTACGCCGAAGAGCACGAGGAGCTCGTGCAGGCCTTCCGGCGGCGTGACCCGCGCATCGCGGAACTGGTCAAGGCTCACGTCCTCGGCTGCGCCCCGCGCCACGAAGCCTGAGCGCAAGGCCCAAGCCCTGAGCGAACGCCCGGGCCACGAGACCTGAGCGCACCCCCGCTCATACGTCGTCCCACCTGGGAAAACTCACGTCACCCGGTGCCACCGCCAGCGGCACCCCGTGCCGACTTTCTCGTTATCGAGAGGTTTTCCCCTTCAACCCTTTGATCGATCATCGATCAGGGAGTTACAGTCGCCGACGGGTCTGAACCGAGACCCACGCCCTGTCCTGCCAAAGACCAAGGGCACCCCCGAACCCTTACCGATGAGGGAACCCCCTTCGACTGAGGAAGGCGGCGACATGACCGACCCCTACGCCATCCAGCCCAGCGAGCTCGACCAGCTCCACGACCGGGACCCGGAGGAGACCGCCGAATGGCAGGCCTCGCTGGACGCGGTCGCCAAGGCGGCCGGCCCGCACCGTGCGGCTTATCTGATGCGTCGCACGCTGGAGCGCGCGGAGGGCACCGGCATCGCGCTGCCCAAGCTGCTCGAGACCGACTACCTCAACACCATCCCCACCGCCGCCGAGGCACCCGTCCCCGGCGACGAGGAGATGGAGCGGAAGATCACCGCCTGGAACCGCTGGAACGCGGCCGCCATGGTGACCCGCGGCAGCAAATACGGCGTCGGCGGCCACATCGCCACCTTCGCCTCCGCCGCCTGGCTGTACGAGACCGGCTTCAACCACTTCTTCAAGGGGAAGGAGGCGGACGGGTCAGGTGACCAGCTGTACATCCAGGGGCACGCCTCCCCCGGCATCTACGCCCGCGCCTTCCTCGACGGGCGGCTGAACGAGCACCACCTCGATCACTTCCGCCAGGAATCCGGCGGCAACGGCCTCCCGTCGTACCCGCACCCGCGCCGCCTTCCCTGGCTGTGGGAGTTCCCGACCGTCTCCATGGGTCTCGGTCCGCTCTCCGCCATCTACCAGGCGCGCTTCAACCGGTACCTCACCAACCGGGGTATCAAGGACGTCTCCGCCTCGCACGTGTGGGCCTTCCTCGGTGACGGCGAGATGGACGAGCCCGAGTCGACGGCCGCACTCGCGCTGGCGAGCCGTGAGGGTCTCGACAACCTCACCTTCGTCATCAACTGCAATCTGCAGCGCCTCGACGGCCCGGTCCGCGCGAACTTCAAGATCGTGCAGGAGCTGGAGGCCCAGTTCCGCGGCGCCGGCTGGAATGTCATCAAGACGCTGTGGGGTACGGCGTGGGACGAACTGTTCGCGCTCGACACCACGGGTGCGCTCGTACGACGGCTCCGCCAGGTACCGGACGCGCAGGTCCAGACGTACCAGACCCGTGACGCCGCCTATATCCGCCAGGACTTCTTCGGCGCCGACCCGGCGCTCGTCGAGATGGCGAAGCTGCTGAGCGACGACAAGATCCTGGAGTGCTTCCACCTCTCCCGCGGTGGTCACGAGGCGCGCAAGGTCTACGCCGCCTACAAGGCCGCCGTCGAGTTCAAGGGCGCGCCGACCGTGATCCTGGCCCAGACGGTCAAGGGTCACACCCTCGGCGAGGGCTTCGCGTCGAAGAACGCCAACCATCAGATGAAGAAGCTGACGGTGGACGAGTTCAAGACGATGCGTGATCTGCTCGAACTGCCCATCAAGGACAGCGACTTCGTCGACGGTGTGGTGCCTTACGGCCACCCGGGCGCCGACTCCCCCGAGGTCCGTTACCTCCAGGAGCGTCGCGCGGCCCTCGGCGGTCCCGCCCCGGCCCGTCGTACGCACGCCGTCGCCCCGCTGCCCGCCCCCGCCGAGAAGGCGTTCGCCTCCTTCGACAAGGGCTCGGGCAGCCAGAACGTGGCCACCACCATGGCCTTCGTCCGGCTCGTCAAGGACCTGGTCCGGGACAAGGAGACGGGCAAGCGCTGGGTGCCGATCGTGCCGGACGAGGCGCGCACCTTCGGTATGGAGAGCCTGTTCCCGTCGCTGGGCATCTACTCGCCCAAGGGGCAGACGTACGAGCCCGTCGACCGCGACCAGCTCATGTACTACAAGGAGGCCAAGAACGGCCAGATCCTCAACGAGGGGATCACCGAGGCCGGTTCGATGGCCGACTTCATCGCCGCTTCCACCGCGTACTCCACGCATGGCGAGGCGATGATCCCGTTCTACATCTTCTACTCGATGTTCGGCTGGCAGCGCACGGCCGACCAGATGTGGCAGCTCGGCGACCAGCTCGGCCGCGGCTTCCTCATCGGCGCCACCGCCGGTCGTACGACGCTGACCGGTGAGGGTCTCCAGCACGCCGACGGCCACTCCCCCGTCATCGCGGCGACCAACCCCGCCGCCCTGACGTACGACCCGGCCTTCGCCTACGAGGTCGCGGCCATCGTCAAGGACGGTCTGCGCCGGATGTACGGCGAGGCGGCGCCGGGTGAGGACGCGAACGTCTTCTACTACCTGACGGTCTACAACGAGCCGATGCCGCAGCCCGCGAAGCCGGCCGGACTCGGTATCGACGAGGGCATCGTCAAGGGCCTGTACCGCTTCAACACGGCGGAGTCGGCGGGCGTGACCGTGCCGGCGAACGCCCCGCGCATCCAGCTGCTGGGCTCCGGTACGGCGATCCACTGGGCGCTGAAGGCGCAGCGGATGCTCGCCGAGGAGTGGGGTGTCGCGGCCGACGTCTGGTCGGCGACGTCCTGGACCGAGCTGCGGCGCGACGCCCTGGAGGCGGACGCGGCGCTGCTGCGGGGCGAGGAGCGGGTGCCGTACGTACGGCAGGCGCTGCACGGTGCCGAGGGTCCGGTGCTGGCGGTCTCCGACTACATGCGGCAGGTCCCCGACCAGATCGCGCAGTGGGTCGAGCAGGACTACTCCTCGCTGGGCGCCGACGGCTTCGGCCTCTCCGACACCCGTGAGGCGGCCCGCCGTCACTTCGGTGTGGACGCCGAGTCCATCGTGGTCGCGGCGCTGGCCCAGCTCGCCAAGCGCGGCGAGGCCCAGGCGACGGCGGTGAAGGAAGCGCGCGAGAAGTACGGCCTGTAAGACAGGACGTCAAGGAGGCCCTCACTTCGGTGGGGGCCTCCTGCATGATGGCCGTATGCGCGCCGCACGTCTGATCAAGATGGTCCTGCTGCTCCAGTCCCGGCCCTCCATGACCGCGGCCGAGCTGGCTCGGGAGCTCGAGGTGTCCGAGCGGACCGTGACCCGGGATGCGCAGGCGCTGTCGGAGGCGGGGGTTCCGGTGTACGCCGACCGGGGGCGCGCCGGAGGCTATCGGCTGATCGGGGGGTATCGGACGCGGCTGACGGGGCTGCACCGCAGTGAGGCCGAGGCGCTGTTCCTGTCCGGGGTGCCCGGGGCGCTGCGGGAGATGGGGCTCGAGGATGCCGCCTCCGCCGCGCGGCTCAAGGTGTCCGCCGCTTTGATGCCGTCGCTGAAGGATGCCTCGCGGACCGCCTCCCAGCGGTTCCATCTCGACGCGCCCAACTGGTTCAAGGAGCCCGAGACACCCGCGCTGCTGCCCGCGGTCGCGGAGGCCGTGTGGGACGACCGGCGGGTCGTCGCGGTGTACCGGCGGGGCGAGGGTGAGGTGCGGCGGGAGCTGGAGCCGTATGGGCTCGTGCTGAAGGCCGGGGTCTGGTATCTGTGCGCGCGGGTCGCGGGCCATGGGACGTACCGCGTCTATCGCATCGACCGGTTCACCGCCGTCGAGGCCGGCGAGGAGCGGTTCGAGCGGGACGAGGAGTTCGATCTGCCCGCCTTCTGGGAGGAGCGGGCCGAGCAGTTCGCGCGGTCCATCCTGCGCGCCGAGGTCGTCGTACGGCTCTCCCCGGACGGTGTGCGCAGGCTGCCGTACGCCGTCGATCCGCAGTCCGCGCGGGAGGCGCTCGCGGAGGCGGGCGAGCCGGACGGGGCCGGGTGGGTGACCGCGACGGTTCCCGTGGAGTCCGAGGAGGTCGCGCACACCCAGCTCGCCTCGCTGGGCCCGGAGGTCGAGGTGCTGGCGCCCGAGACCCTGCGGGCGCGCTGCGCGGCCGACGCGATCCGTCTTGCCGCGCTGTACGGCGCGGAACAGGCGCGATAACAACCGCGGACGCCCGATAACAATCCGCCACACTCCACGTGCGCCCCACCCGTCCAGGGCCGATGCTGGACCCGTGATGGACGAGACGGAGTTCTGGGAGCTGGTGGACGCCACCCGCGAGGCCGCCGAGGGCGACCCCGAGGAGCAGGCCGACCTGCTGGTGGAACGGCTCCTGCAGCTGGACCCCGAGATGGTCCTCGACTTCGCCCGTCATTTCGAGGCCCGCTACAACCGCGCCTACACCTGGGATCTGTGGGGCGCCGCCTGGGTGCTGCTGGACGGCGCGAGCGACGACGCCTTCGACTTCTTCCGGTGCTGGCTGATCGGCCAGGGCCGGGAGGTGTACGAGGGCGCTGTGCACGATCCCGACTCGCTCGCCGATCTCCTGGACGACTTCGACGAGGAGTTCGACGGCGACGGCGAGGAGCTCGGCTACGCGGCCGACGAGGCCTACGAGCAGCTCACCGGCACCGTCGCCCCGGACCTCGGCATCCCGCCCGCCGCCGCGGAACCGGAGGGCGCCCCCGTCGACTTCGAGAACGAGCGGGCACTGGCGGATCGTTACCCCAAACTCTGGGACCGGTTCCGGGACTGACGGCTCGGGTCGGACGGGATGTACGCCTGCGTCCGGTCGGCCTTCATCGCGTGATGCTGGGGTGCCGCGTTGGCCTGGTCGAGGGCCGACGCCGTGACGGCGGCCGGTCCCAGGACGACGGTCGCGACCGCACAGACCACCGTCCACATACGCCTGCTGCTCTTCATGTGTCCCCACCTCCGGTCGGCTTGTGATCACGACGGTAGGGCGGCGGGATCTGAGCACCCTGCGGGAGCGCTGTGCCCTTCCTGTGAGCCTCGGTTCCGGCGAGCTCAGCGGCGGCCCTGTAGGCGGGCCGCCAGCCCCCGGATCTCGGGCAGCCGGGCGCTGAGGGCGGCGCCGGGGCAGCTGGTCATGTAGCCGTCCGTGTGCCCGGCGAGGGCATGCAGGGTGGCGGTGGTGCCGCGCGAGTACCGGCTGCCGCTGTTGCTGGAGACCAGGCGGACCTTCGCGCGCGGGTCGGTGTCGGACAGGCCCAGCTTCCAGGCGGCCAGCGCGGCGATGGAGTCGGTCATCGCCTTGGGCACCTCCGCGCCGGCCGTGAAG of the Streptomyces sp. NBC_00287 genome contains:
- a CDS encoding CHAT domain-containing protein; this encodes MVQAASPRVPGTPDAGAEYREMHRSITYAQYAHAFTLESLQAAQARDLPDRLIRGAPAVLHLSARGTPGGGLRFLTDDGSDAPISDEGLCKLLTEFVAEGLRLVVLSACWTSKLAQLLAETVPCVIGTGGPITDTSCLDYSRTLYSALAHGRSVGKAHSIAVGAAEMYGADSDHLPELLAAPGVFAEALHLVGAEYRTPPTRDTVKPRGSGFSWRLRKKTLPGGPDRRP
- a CDS encoding RNA-guided endonuclease InsQ/TnpB family protein; amino-acid sequence: MKLRYNYRIHLNRDQQQALARFFGCARVVYNDGLRTRNEAYKRGEPFITDAQLQKRVITMAKKTSEREWLKEAPSVALVQSLGDLHAAYRNFFAWRRGDRKGPKVNPPKPKKKAGRQSLRFTRNGFVLRGSGRLFIAKLGDVVVRWSRPLPSEPSSVTIIKDPTGRYFASFVIETEDQPLPELDLEDTDTGIDLGLSSYAVLRGRKITSPKFFRREERKLRRAQRKLTRTQKGSNNRREAKLAVAKIHTRIADRRRDFIEQETTRIVRESQAVYLEDLNVKGMGNSRGKLGKSVYDQSFGVFARVLETKCHRYGRGFRKVDRWFPSTQLCSHCGELTGPKGRQQLSVRVWTCTCGAMHDRDQNAEYNLRAEGRRILAAGSAER
- a CDS encoding GntR family transcriptional regulator; its protein translation is MTAPVVHSLREQIREHILEGIISGRWQPGERIVERRIATELEVSQTPVREALRELESLRLIESAPNKGVRVRNLTAADLEESYPVRAGLEAIAAELAAARLAEDCSALEPHVAALYDADRKADGTAQVRHTVGFHREMVRAAGNSVLLHTWEGLGIEVFTALSIRWLGTVQQSYAEEHEELVQAFRRRDPRIAELVKAHVLGCAPRHEA
- the aceE gene encoding pyruvate dehydrogenase (acetyl-transferring), homodimeric type; the protein is MTDPYAIQPSELDQLHDRDPEETAEWQASLDAVAKAAGPHRAAYLMRRTLERAEGTGIALPKLLETDYLNTIPTAAEAPVPGDEEMERKITAWNRWNAAAMVTRGSKYGVGGHIATFASAAWLYETGFNHFFKGKEADGSGDQLYIQGHASPGIYARAFLDGRLNEHHLDHFRQESGGNGLPSYPHPRRLPWLWEFPTVSMGLGPLSAIYQARFNRYLTNRGIKDVSASHVWAFLGDGEMDEPESTAALALASREGLDNLTFVINCNLQRLDGPVRANFKIVQELEAQFRGAGWNVIKTLWGTAWDELFALDTTGALVRRLRQVPDAQVQTYQTRDAAYIRQDFFGADPALVEMAKLLSDDKILECFHLSRGGHEARKVYAAYKAAVEFKGAPTVILAQTVKGHTLGEGFASKNANHQMKKLTVDEFKTMRDLLELPIKDSDFVDGVVPYGHPGADSPEVRYLQERRAALGGPAPARRTHAVAPLPAPAEKAFASFDKGSGSQNVATTMAFVRLVKDLVRDKETGKRWVPIVPDEARTFGMESLFPSLGIYSPKGQTYEPVDRDQLMYYKEAKNGQILNEGITEAGSMADFIAASTAYSTHGEAMIPFYIFYSMFGWQRTADQMWQLGDQLGRGFLIGATAGRTTLTGEGLQHADGHSPVIAATNPAALTYDPAFAYEVAAIVKDGLRRMYGEAAPGEDANVFYYLTVYNEPMPQPAKPAGLGIDEGIVKGLYRFNTAESAGVTVPANAPRIQLLGSGTAIHWALKAQRMLAEEWGVAADVWSATSWTELRRDALEADAALLRGEERVPYVRQALHGAEGPVLAVSDYMRQVPDQIAQWVEQDYSSLGADGFGLSDTREAARRHFGVDAESIVVAALAQLAKRGEAQATAVKEAREKYGL
- a CDS encoding helix-turn-helix transcriptional regulator, which codes for MRAARLIKMVLLLQSRPSMTAAELARELEVSERTVTRDAQALSEAGVPVYADRGRAGGYRLIGGYRTRLTGLHRSEAEALFLSGVPGALREMGLEDAASAARLKVSAALMPSLKDASRTASQRFHLDAPNWFKEPETPALLPAVAEAVWDDRRVVAVYRRGEGEVRRELEPYGLVLKAGVWYLCARVAGHGTYRVYRIDRFTAVEAGEERFERDEEFDLPAFWEERAEQFARSILRAEVVVRLSPDGVRRLPYAVDPQSAREALAEAGEPDGAGWVTATVPVESEEVAHTQLASLGPEVEVLAPETLRARCAADAIRLAALYGAEQAR
- a CDS encoding DUF4240 domain-containing protein; amino-acid sequence: MDETEFWELVDATREAAEGDPEEQADLLVERLLQLDPEMVLDFARHFEARYNRAYTWDLWGAAWVLLDGASDDAFDFFRCWLIGQGREVYEGAVHDPDSLADLLDDFDEEFDGDGEELGYAADEAYEQLTGTVAPDLGIPPAAAEPEGAPVDFENERALADRYPKLWDRFRD